Proteins encoded in a region of the Panicum hallii strain FIL2 chromosome 3, PHallii_v3.1, whole genome shotgun sequence genome:
- the LOC112885662 gene encoding uncharacterized protein LOC112885662, translating into MVGDLLAAADWWYQLMERMIPCVRICCAVLSLSGVRRTHSIAGDFICSGAFEVGGHDWRILYYPSGYEDARSDRVAALLQLVTGIDPDVTMEVAGTFSIGNHTADGGTATMFDFCHEFMDDILENGSMVELATVDDVKSRFEFVFEFGIRIATRTCTATTAAREIAVPPPNISWHLERLITDGGRHGARVRRHLPPQGGGQRRVVPRAFPRALRAGASLVERSTSSRSCGVECHEQQEVSCGSRGSGLWSSRPCSTSSTRTSWTRFAGDLLAAADRYQLVERMRPMCKNLLCEMITPVLLLLLSRPWSS; encoded by the exons ATGGTGGGGGACCTGTTGGCGGCCGCGGACTGGTGGTACCAGCTGATGGAGAGGATGATCCCCTGTGTGAGAATCTGCTGTGCCGTGCTGTCACTGAG CGGCGTGCGGAGGACGCACAGCATAGCAGGCGACTTCATCTGCTCCGGCGCCTTCGAGGTCGGCGGCCACGACTGGCGCATCCTCTACTACCCATCGGGCTACGAAGATGCCCGAAGCGACCGCGTAGCCGCCCTCCTGCAGCTGGTGACGGGCATCGACCCCGATGTCACCATGGAGGTGGCCGGGACCTTCAGCATCGGAAACCATACCGCCGACGGTGGCACCGCCACCATGTTCGATTTCTGCCACGAGTTTATGGATGACATCTTGGAGAATGGCAGCATGGTCGAGTTGGCCACCGTGGATGATGTCAAGTCAAGGTTCGAGTTCGTGTTCGAGTTCGGAATCCGCATCGCAACTAGGACgtgcaccgccaccaccgccgcccgggagatcgccgtgccgccgcccaACATCTCCTGGCACCTTGAGAGGCTGATAACTGATGGAGGCCGCCACGGAGCTAGGGTCCGACGTCACCTTCCTCCTCAAGGGGGAGGACAGCGGCGCGTCGTTCCACGCGCATTCCCTCGTGCTCTCCGCGCGGGCGCCAGCCTTGTTGAAAGAAGCACAAGCAGCAGATCATGCGGAGTGGAATGCCACGAGCAACAAGAGGTGTCTTGTGGATCGAGGGGATCAGGGCTGTGGTCTTCAAGGCCTTGCTCCACTTCGTCTACACGCACGAGCTGGACGCGGTTCGCCGGCGATCTGCTGGCGGCCGCGGACCGGTACCAGCTGGTGGAGAGGATGAGGCCCATGTGCAAGAACCTGCTATGCGAGATGATCACACCGGTACTGCTGCTTCTGCTTAGTCGCCCTTGGAGTAGCTAG
- the LOC112884860 gene encoding G-type lectin S-receptor-like serine/threonine-protein kinase At5g35370, with product MAPPPLLHLSRLILLLSLAAAAPARLVPVQYLYPPFNLTYFHFIDTNGVFLLSPGANFSAAVYNAGATEASDSQSRFFFSVLHTTSRTPVWTATAAGSTILESVVLSLSATGLTLFDPSAAQPDPAWSTPRLRDPVAALRLLDTGELTLIDAHNATLWSSFDRPTDTLLHAQPLRLGLPLRSSASGNDLSPGAYRLVLTPNDALLQWATSSSPSSSAEAFLTYWALSSDPAAVQDSSHAVASMAVNASGIYLLADNGRDTVYRLLFPSPPASKGDSRVLKVDPSGRLRALTLTAGATVPTVWAAPANDCDLPLPCPSLSLCTPGGNGSTCMCPDAFSTYSTGGCAPADGTALPAIPADSCDAGAKKAARYSYVSLGAGIGYLPTKFALPDTSGDALPACRDLCSGNCSCLGFFYRNSSRSCFLLHNQIGSVFRASADAAVGFIKTLPSQHGKGSSSSLSLITIVFGIVLPTVAAVLISFLLYAMGAQWLRKRRPQHLKKTSGSWFKLPAMLSSSRAPSSAPSGSGDDLDEDVLIPGLPTRFTYGELDAATDGFKWQIGCGGFGSVFRGELPDRSTVAVKRMNGLGTQGRREFLTEIAVIGNVHHVNLVKLRGFCAEGARQLLVYEYMNRGSLDQTLFRAGAAAPEWPARLRVCIGAARGLAYLHAGCDRKILHCDVKPENILLDDRGGVKIADFGLAKLMSPEQSGLFTTMRGTRGYLAPEWLMNAPITDKADVYSFGMVLLEIVRGRKNSKKQEEEHTSGGSSAGSASSSEYFPALALELHEQGRYGELVDPRLEGRADVAQVARVVRVALCCLHEDAALRPAMAVVSAMLDGSMDAGEPRAELLRYLRMYGRGLVDLRPAGWMAKGSDTTAGVSSSWSPPSCVSAQQLSGPR from the coding sequence ATGGCGCCGCCTCCCCTCCTCCACCTCTCCCGCCTGATCCTCCTCCTCTCgctcgccgcggccgcgccggcgcgCCTCGTGCCCGTCCAGTACCTCTACCCTCCCTTCAACCTCACCTACTTCCACTTCATCGACACCAACGgcgtcttcctcctctcccccggCGCCAACTTCTCCGCCGCCGTCTACAACGCCGGCGCCACAGAGGCCTCCGACTCCCAGTCCCGCTTCTTCTTCTCCGTCCTCCACACCACCTCCCGGACCCCAGTCTggaccgccaccgccgctggcTCCACCATCCTCGAGTCCGTCGTCCTCTCCCTCTCCGCCACCGGCCTCACGCTCTTCGACCCCTCAGCCGCCCAGCCCGACCCCGCATGGTCCACGCCGCGCCTCCGCGACCCCGTCGCCGCGCTGCGCCTGCTCGACACCGGCGAGCTCACGCTCATCGACGCCCACAACGCCACGCTCTGGTCCTCCTTCGACCGCCCCACCGACACGCTGCTCCACGCCCAGCCGCTCCGCCTCGGACTGCCGCTCAGGTCCTCGGCGTCCGGCAACGACCTCTCCCCCGGCGCCtaccgcctcgtcctcaccccCAACGACGCGCTCCTCCAGTGggccacctcctcctcgccgtcgtcgtcggcgGAGGCCTTCCTCACCTACTGGGCTCTCTCCTCCGACCCCGCTGCCGTCCAGGACTCCAGCCACGCCGTCGCCTCGATGGCCGTCAACGCCTCCGGCATCTACCTCCTCGCCGACAACGGCAGGGACACCGTCTACAGGCTTCTCTTCCCCTCACCGCCCGCCTCCAAGGGCGACTCGCGCGTCCTCAAGGTCGACCCTTCcggccgcctgcgcgcgctcaccctcaccgccggcgcgacCGTCCCCACCGTCTGGGCCGCGCCGGCCAATGACTGCGACCTCCCGCTGCCGTGCCCCTCCCTCAGCCTCTGCACGCCGGGCGGCAATGGCTCCACCTGCATGTGCCCTGACGCCTTCAGCACCTACTCCACCGGCGGCTGCGCGCCGGCCGACGGCACCGCGCTGCCGGCCATCCCCGCCGACAGCTGCGACGCCGGCGCCAAAAAGGCCGCGCGCTACAGCTACGTCAGCCTCGGAGCCGGGATCGGCTACCTGCCGACCAAGTTCGCTCTGCCCGATACCTCCGGCGACGCGCTCCCGGCGTGCCGCGACCTCTGTTCCGGCAACTGCTCCTGCCTCGGCTTCTTCTACAGGAACTCCTCCAGGTCCTGCTTCCTCCTCCACAACCAGATCGGCTCCGTCTTCCGCGCCAGCGCCGACGCCGCCGTCGGCTTCATCAAGACGCTCCCGTCGCAGCACGGCAAAGGCTCCTCGTCGTCCTTGAGCCTGATAACCATCGTGTTCGGCATCGTGCTCCCCACCGTGGCGGCCGTGCTCATCTCCTTCCTGCTCTACGCGATGGGCGCGCAGTGGCTCAGGAAGCGCCGGCCGCAGCACCTCAAGAAGACCAGCGGCAGCTGGTTCAAGCTGCCGGCGATGCTGTCATCGTCGCGGGCGCCGTCCTCCGCGCCGTCGGGCAGCGGGGACGACCTCGACGAGGACGTCCTCATCCCCGGCCTGCCGACCCGGTTCACGTAcggcgagctcgacgccgcGACGGACGGCTTCAAGTGGCAGATCGGCTGCGGCGGGTTCGGGTCCGTGTTCCGGGGCGAGCTCCCCGACCGGAGCACCGTGGCGGTGAAGCGGATGAACGGCCTGGGCACGCAGGGCCGGCGCGAGTTCCTGACGGAGATCGCCGTGATCGGCAACGTCCACCACGTGAACCTGGTGAAGCTCCGCGGGTTCTGCGCCGAGGGCGCGAGGCAGCTGCTGGTGTACGAGTACATGAACCGGGGCTCCCTCGACCAGACCCTCttccgcgccggcgccgccgcgccggagtGGCCGGCCCGGCTGCGCGTGTGCatcggcgcggcgcgcgggctcGCCTACCTCCACGCCGGCTGCGACCGCAAGATCCTCCACTGCGACGTGAAGCCGGAGAACATCCTCCTGGACGACCGCGGCGGCGTGAAGATCGCCGACTTCGGGCTGGCGAAGCTGATGAGCCCGGAGCAGTCGGGGCTGTTCACGACGatgcgcggcacgcgcgggtacCTGGCGCCGGAGTGGCTTATGAACGCGCCCATCACCGACAAGGCGGACGTGTACAGCTTCGGCATGGTGCTGCTGGAGATCGTGCGCGGGAGGAAGAACTCCAAGaagcaggaggaggagcacaCCAGCGGCGGGTCCAGCGCGGGCAGCGCGTCCTCGTCGGAGTACTTCCCGGCGCTGGCGCTGGAGCTGCACGAGCAGGGGCGGTACGGGGAGCTGGTGGACCCGAGGCTGGAGGGGCGCGCCGACGTTGCGCAGGTGGCGCGGGTGGTGCGGGTGGCGCTCTGCTGCCTCCACGAGGACGCGGCGCTGCGGCCAGCCATGGCCGTCGTGTCCGCCATGCTCGACGGCAGCATGGACGCGGGCGAGCCCCGGGCGGAGCTGCTCCGGTACCTCAGGATGTACGGCCGCGGCCTCGTGGACCTGCGGCCCGCCGGGTGGATGGCCAAGGGCTCGGACACGACCGCCGGCGTGAGCAGCAGCTGGTCGCCGCCGTCGTGCGTGTCGGCGCAGCAGCTCTCAGGGCCCAGATGA
- the LOC112885663 gene encoding oleosin Zm-II-like: MADDDRRRVHGQQRAAAVAALLALAALLLVLCGLTLVASIAGLAVAAPLLLLFSPVLAPATLLAWLLATGAAASAALALGALSILSRLLRRMAASLPDDHDYVEEGKRRVGEVAAVAGERTPHAALAVVSRGQGATDHKKSKNYEHYVAGRMVQNA, from the coding sequence ATGGCCGACGACGACCGACGACGTGTCCACGGCCagcagcgcgccgccgccgttgccgcgcTCCTGGCGCTCGCCGCCCTTCTCTTGGTGCTGTGTGGCCTGACGCTGGTGGCTTCGATCGCCGGCCTCGCCGTCGCGGCGCCTCTGTTGCTGCTCTTTAGCCCCGTGCTCGCCCCCGCGACGCTGCTGGCTTGGCTGCTCGCCACGGGTgccgcggcgtcggcggcgctgGCCCTCGGGGCCCTCTCCATCCTGTCGCGCCTGCTGCGGCGCATGGCGGCAAGCCTGCCGGACGACCACGACTACGTGGAGGAGGGGAAGCGGCGCGtcggggaggtggcggcggtggccggggaGAGGACGCCGCACGCCGCGCTGGCCGTGGTGAGCCGGGGGCAGGGCGCCACCGACCACAAGAAATCCAAGAACTACGAGCACTACGTCGCCGGCCGAATGGTGCAGAACGCATAA